In Candidatus Eisenbacteria bacterium, a single window of DNA contains:
- a CDS encoding MFS transporter, giving the protein MAGFYRIPYPLAPVGPRLVLFLTVFIHLVGFGIVIPLLPYYAEVYGANGVTVGMLVASFSLMQFLFTPMWGRVSDRIGRRPVLLGSLAVTGVSYLVFAQAESLATLFASRILAGIAGAAISTAQAYVADTTEPSRRTHGMGLIYAAFGAGFIFGPAIGGLLSRFGYSVPGYAAAGLAFLAAALALTLLPESLTPEARRAAAERQRARISPASVFRRPVIGPATALFFLSTLCFAAMEATFAIYGERRFRLGPQEVGYLMAFVGVVAALLQAGAVGALARRFGEGALVRAGVFVMGAGLVVMGLAPAFPLLVVAMGVVAVGSSLTGPTLAGLVSFAAGAEEQGAVLGVYSSMGSLARAVGPLLGGLAFDHIAPSSPMWLGGAVVALSAGLAFQLPRRIAKAVKVG; this is encoded by the coding sequence ATGGCGGGATTCTACCGGATACCGTACCCTCTGGCCCCCGTGGGCCCGCGCCTCGTTCTCTTCCTCACCGTCTTCATCCATCTCGTCGGATTCGGGATCGTCATCCCGCTCCTGCCGTACTACGCCGAGGTCTACGGCGCGAACGGCGTGACCGTGGGGATGCTCGTGGCGTCCTTCTCGCTCATGCAGTTCCTCTTCACGCCGATGTGGGGACGAGTCTCCGACCGGATCGGGCGACGTCCCGTGCTCCTCGGGAGCCTCGCGGTCACCGGGGTCTCGTACCTCGTGTTCGCCCAGGCGGAGTCGCTCGCGACGCTCTTCGCATCACGGATCCTGGCGGGGATCGCGGGCGCGGCGATCTCGACCGCGCAGGCCTACGTGGCGGACACGACGGAGCCGTCGCGGAGGACGCACGGAATGGGGCTCATCTATGCGGCGTTTGGAGCCGGCTTCATCTTCGGTCCCGCGATCGGCGGCTTGTTGAGCCGGTTCGGGTATTCGGTGCCGGGATACGCGGCGGCGGGTCTCGCCTTCCTCGCGGCGGCACTCGCGCTTACGCTCCTGCCCGAGTCGCTCACCCCCGAAGCACGCCGTGCCGCGGCCGAACGGCAGCGCGCGCGGATCTCTCCCGCGAGCGTGTTCCGGCGGCCGGTCATCGGTCCCGCGACGGCGCTCTTCTTCCTTTCCACGCTCTGCTTCGCCGCGATGGAGGCCACGTTCGCGATCTACGGCGAGCGCCGGTTCCGTCTCGGCCCGCAGGAGGTGGGATATCTCATGGCGTTCGTCGGCGTCGTGGCCGCCTTGCTCCAGGCGGGCGCGGTGGGAGCGCTGGCGCGCCGCTTCGGCGAGGGCGCGCTCGTCCGTGCCGGAGTCTTCGTCATGGGCGCGGGCCTCGTCGTGATGGGACTCGCGCCAGCCTTTCCCCTCCTCGTCGTGGCGATGGGCGTGGTCGCGGTGGGAAGCAGCCTGACCGGCCCCACGCTCGCGGGACTCGTGAGCTTCGCGGCCGGAGCGGAGGAGCAGGGCGCCGTGCTGGGCGTGTACTCGTCCATGGGAAGTCTCGCGCGGGCGGTCGGACCGCTCCTCGGCGGGCTCGCGTTCGACCACATCGCTCCCTCCAGCCCGATGTGGCTCGGCGGCGCGGTGGTGGCGCTCTCCGCGGGGCTCGCGTTCCAGCTCCCCCGCCGCATTGCGAAAGCGGTCAAGGTCGGGTAG
- a CDS encoding patatin-like phospholipase family protein, whose translation MRLAAVLALAILVHSGSARAEDALVLSGGGSRGLAHAGALVGLEQRGYDPGIVVGTSMGAILGGLYAAGYSADSVWNVAAEEDWRLLFEPMVYRVGPRRSLRHATLRLQSGTRSPLVARGYSPDWRINRALTRLLFTPSARAHGDFDLLPRRFRAMAADLDTGELVPLRSGDLALAIRASMSVAGFFPPVTIDERRLFDGGIADYLPVEEARRLGATRVVAVDVVRPTPRAHSLDALYLARRSVELMSVKVRQGEPDLLIVPKLDPAQSSVEYPVDPLHILETGLQAVLDTLPAVEREHEPREAGPLPGTTPGVVMKTHGFLLEPFMRRAFEPLAGQPFDASRVFEMTDRLYATGLFDAVWPSIEAPPVEHASAGEAVATTDSLAPAVTATDVAPSLVIRADERGSATMLAGLGYDNDRGGKIWSSFRSLHMSNEWPIEFALEGSVDGVDAWGAATGRIASLRPHVSAWTAGVSYGESEVRFLELGTDEGDPEVSRFGAWLGAEWQRIDRGIQASTGIRVEQIELEGEGGGSAGPWFQIGGTPRLVREVGNDPSIEADLRFGTIDYWTLRAKGSHTRRLGPAIAAVLADVTGVSEESPPDVIPAMGDEWLMPALRWGERRGRVRAVAGLDAAHGGPLGSSVRLRLRGGAIVDELRSDTAAYSGETKWIGGAGVSLLWWTFLGRVEVGAEAGTEGDKRLIVALGPDF comes from the coding sequence ATGCGCCTCGCCGCGGTGCTCGCCCTCGCGATCCTGGTCCATTCCGGTTCGGCCCGGGCCGAGGACGCGCTCGTCCTCTCCGGCGGCGGGTCGAGAGGGCTCGCGCACGCCGGCGCGCTCGTGGGTTTGGAGCAGCGCGGGTACGACCCGGGAATCGTGGTGGGCACGAGCATGGGCGCGATCCTGGGCGGGCTCTACGCGGCCGGCTATTCCGCCGACTCGGTCTGGAACGTCGCCGCGGAAGAGGACTGGCGGCTTCTCTTCGAGCCCATGGTCTACCGCGTGGGACCGAGACGATCCCTTCGGCACGCCACCTTGCGCCTCCAGTCCGGCACTCGCTCCCCCCTCGTCGCGCGCGGCTATTCTCCCGACTGGCGCATCAATCGCGCGCTGACGCGGCTCCTCTTCACGCCCTCGGCGCGCGCGCACGGCGACTTCGACCTCTTGCCGCGGCGCTTCCGCGCGATGGCGGCGGATCTCGACACGGGGGAGCTGGTCCCGCTCCGCTCCGGCGATCTCGCGCTCGCGATCCGCGCGAGCATGTCGGTGGCGGGGTTCTTCCCGCCGGTCACCATCGACGAGCGACGGCTCTTCGACGGAGGGATCGCGGACTACCTGCCGGTCGAGGAAGCTCGGCGGCTGGGAGCGACCCGTGTCGTCGCGGTGGACGTCGTCCGCCCCACCCCGCGCGCCCACAGCCTCGACGCGCTCTACCTCGCGCGCCGCAGCGTGGAGCTGATGTCCGTGAAGGTGCGGCAGGGGGAGCCTGATCTCCTGATCGTTCCCAAGCTGGATCCGGCCCAGTCTTCGGTCGAGTATCCGGTCGATCCTCTTCACATCCTCGAGACGGGGCTTCAGGCCGTGCTCGACACGCTGCCGGCCGTCGAGCGGGAGCACGAGCCTCGCGAAGCAGGCCCGCTCCCCGGGACGACGCCCGGAGTCGTGATGAAGACGCACGGCTTCCTCCTCGAGCCCTTCATGCGGCGCGCGTTCGAGCCGCTCGCCGGGCAGCCGTTCGACGCCTCGCGCGTGTTCGAGATGACGGACCGCCTCTACGCGACGGGACTCTTCGACGCGGTGTGGCCTTCCATCGAGGCTCCTCCCGTCGAGCATGCGAGTGCAGGCGAAGCCGTGGCGACCACCGACAGCCTCGCGCCCGCCGTGACGGCCACCGACGTGGCGCCCTCCCTCGTGATCCGCGCCGACGAGCGCGGCTCCGCCACGATGCTCGCCGGCCTGGGATACGACAACGATCGGGGCGGCAAGATCTGGTCTTCCTTCCGGTCGCTCCACATGTCGAACGAGTGGCCGATCGAGTTCGCCCTCGAAGGGTCCGTCGACGGAGTCGACGCGTGGGGCGCGGCGACCGGTCGCATCGCATCGCTCCGGCCGCACGTCTCGGCATGGACCGCGGGCGTCTCGTACGGCGAGTCCGAGGTGCGATTCCTCGAGCTCGGAACGGACGAAGGGGATCCCGAGGTATCGCGCTTCGGGGCCTGGCTCGGCGCGGAGTGGCAGCGGATCGACCGTGGCATTCAGGCGAGCACGGGGATCCGCGTCGAGCAGATCGAGCTGGAAGGGGAGGGAGGCGGATCGGCGGGACCTTGGTTCCAGATCGGCGGAACGCCGCGCCTGGTCCGCGAAGTCGGAAACGATCCCTCCATCGAGGCCGACCTCCGCTTCGGCACGATCGACTACTGGACGCTTCGCGCCAAGGGATCCCACACGAGGCGGCTCGGGCCCGCGATCGCGGCAGTGCTGGCGGATGTCACGGGCGTGTCGGAGGAATCCCCGCCCGACGTGATTCCCGCGATGGGGGACGAGTGGCTGATGCCGGCGCTCCGCTGGGGCGAGCGGCGCGGACGCGTGCGCGCCGTGGCGGGGCTCGATGCCGCGCACGGGGGACCGCTCGGAAGCTCCGTGCGCTTGCGGCTGCGCGGGGGAGCCATCGTGGACGAGCTCCGATCCGACACGGCCGCCTACAGCGGCGAGACGAAGTGGATCGGCGGAGCGGGCGTCTCGCTCCTCTGGTGGACGTTCCTCGGAAGAGTGGAGGTGGGCGCCGAGGCGGGGACGGAGGGCGACAAGCGGCTCATCGTCGCGCTCGGCCCGGATTTTTAG
- the lat gene encoding L-lysine 6-transaminase, producing MNPTATTSSVKVTPDKVHETLARHMLADGFDFVLDLDKSQGVWLHDSRANKALMDFFSFFASNPVGMNHPGVKNPEFQARLLKAALHNVTNSDVYTTEMAEFVETFSRHAMKDSFAHSFFVAGGTLGIENALKAAFDWKVRKNFARGYREERGTKVLHFEQAFHGRSGYTLSLTNTTDPRKTAYFPKFDWPRVVNPRVEFPLNEDRLQDVKAREALAVAQMERAFEQNRDDIAAIIIEPIQGEGGDNHFRPEFFRELRRIADEKDAMLVFDEVQAGFGLTGKFWSFEHYGVTPDMVGFGKKSQICGFVATKRIDEVRDNVFQVSSRINSTWGGTLVDMVRSQRYLEIYAEERLLENATARGAELLTGLEGLGKEFPEHVMNARGKGLMCAFDLRDGALRDQVIANLYAEGVVVLGCGPQSIRFRPPLVISKDEIATGLEKLRNAVKKSIGR from the coding sequence ATGAACCCGACCGCCACCACCTCGTCGGTCAAGGTCACGCCCGACAAGGTCCACGAGACGCTCGCCCGGCACATGCTGGCCGACGGATTCGACTTCGTCCTGGATCTGGACAAGAGCCAGGGGGTGTGGCTGCACGACTCGCGAGCCAACAAGGCCCTCATGGACTTCTTCTCCTTCTTCGCGTCGAACCCGGTCGGCATGAACCATCCGGGCGTGAAGAATCCCGAGTTCCAGGCGCGGCTCCTCAAGGCGGCTCTCCACAACGTCACGAACAGCGACGTCTACACGACCGAGATGGCCGAGTTCGTCGAGACCTTCTCGCGGCACGCGATGAAGGACTCGTTCGCGCACTCCTTCTTCGTGGCGGGCGGGACGCTCGGCATCGAGAACGCCCTCAAGGCCGCCTTCGACTGGAAGGTCCGCAAGAACTTCGCCCGCGGCTATCGCGAGGAGCGGGGCACGAAGGTGCTCCACTTCGAGCAGGCGTTCCATGGCCGGTCGGGCTACACCCTCTCGCTCACCAACACGACCGACCCGCGAAAGACGGCCTACTTCCCGAAGTTCGACTGGCCGCGCGTGGTCAATCCCAGGGTCGAGTTCCCCCTGAACGAGGACCGGCTCCAGGACGTGAAGGCGCGCGAGGCGCTCGCGGTCGCGCAGATGGAGCGCGCGTTCGAGCAGAACCGTGACGACATCGCCGCCATCATCATCGAGCCGATCCAGGGAGAGGGGGGCGACAACCACTTCCGCCCCGAGTTCTTCCGCGAGCTGCGCCGCATCGCCGACGAGAAGGACGCCATGCTCGTGTTCGACGAGGTGCAGGCGGGCTTCGGCCTGACCGGCAAGTTCTGGTCGTTCGAGCACTACGGCGTGACGCCGGACATGGTGGGCTTCGGCAAGAAGTCGCAGATCTGCGGATTCGTCGCGACGAAGCGGATCGACGAGGTGCGGGACAACGTGTTCCAGGTCTCGAGCCGCATCAACTCGACCTGGGGCGGCACGCTCGTGGACATGGTGCGGAGCCAGCGCTACCTCGAGATCTACGCGGAGGAGCGGCTCCTCGAGAACGCGACGGCGCGCGGCGCCGAGCTCCTGACCGGCCTCGAAGGTCTCGGCAAGGAGTTCCCCGAGCACGTCATGAACGCGCGAGGCAAGGGCCTCATGTGCGCGTTCGATCTCCGGGATGGCGCGCTGCGCGACCAGGTGATCGCGAACCTCTACGCCGAGGGCGTGGTCGTCCTGGGCTGCGGCCCGCAGTCGATCCGGTTCCGGCCGCCGCTCGTCATCAGCAAGGACGAGATCGCGACCGGGCTCGAGAAGCTCCGGAACGCGGTCAAGAAGTCGATCGGCAGGTAA
- a CDS encoding Lrp/AsnC family transcriptional regulator, translated as MSGGLDPTDRKILALLQDNAKLTQAELAKEVGLTAPSVNERIRKLERGGYIRGYVTLLDERKLGHDVTAFIEVFIEHPKYEAGFLEAVRDLDEVLECHHITGEFSLLLKVRLPDMQAFRRLLIEKLNTVRGVRQTRTLIVLATSKEQHRIKLNVEPTPDDATAGHPAPRERRAR; from the coding sequence GTGAGCGGTGGCCTGGACCCGACAGATCGGAAGATCCTCGCGCTGCTCCAGGACAACGCCAAATTGACCCAGGCGGAGCTGGCGAAGGAGGTCGGGCTCACCGCGCCGTCCGTGAACGAGCGGATCCGAAAGCTCGAGCGCGGCGGGTACATCCGCGGCTACGTCACGCTCCTCGACGAGCGCAAGCTCGGGCACGACGTCACCGCGTTCATCGAGGTCTTCATCGAGCACCCCAAGTACGAGGCCGGGTTCCTCGAGGCCGTGCGGGACCTGGACGAGGTGCTCGAGTGCCACCACATCACGGGGGAGTTCTCGCTCCTCCTCAAGGTGAGGCTCCCGGACATGCAGGCGTTCCGGCGCCTCCTGATCGAAAAGCTCAACACGGTGCGCGGCGTGCGCCAGACGAGGACGCTCATCGTCCTGGCCACTTCGAAGGAGCAGCACCGGATCAAATTGAACGTCGAACCCACGCCGGACGACGCGACGGCCGGCCACCCCGCACCACGCGAAAGGAGAGCCCGATGA
- a CDS encoding AAA family ATPase has translation MNRPQTLKQLRDSGYAPRTVKQEMRSNLIAAIESGDNRFPGIVGYDKTALPQIENAILSGHDFILLGLRGQAKTRILRSLGRFLDEWIPAVEGCEINDDPLNPLCPVCQRRAEVEGDKLPVRWIHRSERYREKLATPDVTIADLIGDIDPIKAANKRLSYSDPEVMHYGIVPRTNRGIFAINELPDLQPRIQVGLLNILEEKDIQIRGFPIRLPLDLQIVFSANPEDYTNRGNIITPLRDRIASQIMTHYPYTIEDAMKVTEQEAWVKRPGGVEVLVPPYIRELVEHVALQARKSSYVDQSSGVSVRMTIALMENLVSNAERRAIRTGERRQTVRICDLQNGIASITGKVELVYEGEQEGAVAVAKHLVGKAVKEVFTKYFPDAYKAKEKNEGAASDYDPIFRWFAQGKKVEISDELPGREFHQRLAQVAGLEELPKRYLPVKDPSEIATGMEFVLEALHQNSILAKERTDTAALAYTDMFSTMLGKPDEAED, from the coding sequence ATGAACCGACCGCAAACGTTGAAACAGCTTCGAGATAGCGGCTATGCGCCCCGGACCGTGAAGCAGGAGATGCGGTCCAATCTCATCGCCGCCATCGAGTCCGGGGACAATCGCTTTCCCGGGATCGTCGGCTACGACAAGACGGCGCTCCCCCAGATCGAGAACGCGATCCTGAGCGGTCACGATTTCATCCTGCTCGGACTGCGCGGCCAGGCGAAGACCCGGATCCTCCGGAGCCTGGGGCGCTTCCTGGACGAGTGGATCCCGGCGGTCGAGGGCTGCGAGATCAACGACGATCCGCTGAACCCGCTCTGCCCCGTCTGCCAGCGGCGCGCCGAAGTCGAGGGGGACAAGCTCCCCGTGCGCTGGATCCACCGGAGCGAGCGCTACCGCGAGAAGCTCGCCACCCCCGACGTCACGATCGCCGACCTGATCGGCGACATCGATCCGATCAAGGCCGCGAACAAGCGGCTCTCCTACAGCGACCCCGAGGTCATGCACTACGGGATCGTTCCGCGCACGAACCGCGGGATCTTCGCCATCAACGAGCTCCCCGATCTGCAGCCGAGGATCCAGGTCGGACTCCTCAACATCCTCGAGGAGAAGGACATCCAGATTCGTGGATTCCCGATCCGGCTCCCGCTCGACCTGCAGATCGTGTTCTCCGCGAATCCCGAGGACTACACGAACCGCGGGAACATCATCACGCCGCTCCGCGACCGGATCGCGTCCCAGATCATGACGCACTACCCGTACACGATCGAAGACGCGATGAAGGTCACCGAGCAGGAGGCGTGGGTGAAGCGTCCCGGCGGCGTCGAGGTGCTCGTCCCACCCTACATCCGCGAGCTGGTGGAGCACGTCGCCCTGCAGGCTCGGAAGTCCTCGTACGTGGACCAGTCGAGCGGCGTGAGCGTCCGCATGACGATCGCGCTCATGGAGAACCTCGTCTCGAACGCCGAGCGCCGCGCGATCCGCACGGGCGAGCGCCGGCAGACGGTGCGCATCTGCGACCTCCAGAACGGGATCGCTTCGATCACCGGCAAGGTGGAGCTGGTCTACGAGGGCGAGCAGGAGGGCGCGGTCGCGGTGGCGAAGCACCTCGTCGGGAAGGCCGTGAAGGAGGTCTTCACGAAGTACTTCCCCGACGCCTACAAGGCCAAGGAGAAGAACGAGGGCGCCGCGTCCGACTACGACCCCATCTTCCGCTGGTTCGCGCAGGGCAAGAAGGTCGAGATCTCGGACGAGCTGCCCGGACGCGAGTTCCACCAGAGGCTCGCGCAGGTGGCCGGGCTCGAGGAGCTGCCGAAGCGGTATCTCCCGGTGAAGGATCCCTCCGAGATCGCGACCGGGATGGAGTTCGTCCTCGAGGCGCTCCACCAGAACTCGATCCTCGCGAAGGAGCGCACCGACACGGCGGCGCTCGCGTACACGGACATGTTCTCGACGATGCTCGGCAAGCCCGACGAAGCGGAGGACTAG
- a CDS encoding VWA domain-containing protein — translation MDFRYSRWDERLTQNLNFLKNLLSLYHRLLLMTDGNVDQALRALEELGERFGFFNEKFTLEDFKKHLRDKDAIEEVNGKTVLTKAGERMIRKDSLDRIFGNLAKDSAGEHRVPRTGSGGDRITETRPYVFGDSVTDIDFLSSVRNSMRRQRGEWGDAGGMGLTEDDLEVFETEHLSSCATVLLIDVSHSMILYGEDRITPAKQAALALSELILTRYPKDALSVVLFGDDAWEVKIRDIPYVTVGPYHTNTKAGLQLAQKILAGQKHVNKQIFMITDGKPSAIFESGRFYKNAFGLDPRIVNKTLDEAVACRRKRIPITTFMVTQDPYLVRFVERFTQLNKGRAYFSDLEELGSYLFVDYAQNRKRRVQ, via the coding sequence TTGGATTTCCGCTACTCGCGCTGGGACGAGCGGCTCACCCAGAATCTCAACTTCCTCAAGAACCTCCTGTCGCTCTACCACCGTCTCCTTCTCATGACGGACGGGAACGTGGACCAGGCGCTCCGCGCGCTCGAGGAACTCGGAGAGCGGTTCGGGTTCTTCAACGAGAAGTTCACGCTCGAGGACTTCAAGAAGCACCTGCGTGACAAGGACGCGATCGAGGAGGTGAACGGGAAGACCGTCCTCACGAAAGCCGGGGAGCGGATGATCCGGAAGGACTCGCTCGACCGGATCTTCGGGAATCTCGCGAAGGACTCGGCGGGCGAGCACCGCGTGCCGCGCACGGGGTCGGGCGGCGACCGGATCACGGAGACGCGTCCGTACGTGTTCGGGGACTCGGTCACCGACATCGACTTTCTCTCGAGCGTGCGGAACTCGATGCGGCGGCAGCGGGGCGAGTGGGGGGACGCGGGCGGCATGGGGCTGACCGAGGACGACCTGGAGGTCTTCGAGACGGAGCACCTCTCCTCGTGCGCAACGGTGCTCCTGATCGACGTGAGCCACTCCATGATCCTCTACGGGGAGGACCGCATCACGCCCGCGAAGCAGGCCGCGCTCGCGCTCTCGGAGCTGATCCTGACGCGGTACCCCAAGGATGCGCTCTCGGTCGTGCTCTTCGGGGACGACGCCTGGGAGGTGAAGATCCGCGACATTCCCTACGTCACGGTGGGCCCCTACCACACGAACACGAAGGCGGGGCTCCAGCTCGCGCAGAAGATCCTCGCCGGGCAGAAGCACGTGAACAAGCAGATTTTCATGATCACGGACGGAAAGCCCTCGGCCATCTTCGAGAGCGGGCGCTTCTACAAGAACGCGTTCGGCCTCGATCCGCGAATCGTGAACAAGACGCTGGACGAGGCCGTGGCGTGCCGCCGGAAGCGGATCCCGATCACGACGTTCATGGTGACGCAGGATCCCTACCTCGTTCGGTTCGTCGAGCGATTCACCCAGCTCAACAAGGGGCGGGCGTACTTCTCCGACCTCGAGGAGCTGGGCTCCTACCTCTTCGTGGACTACGCGCAGAACCGAAAGCGGCGGGTCCAGTAG